In Paracoccus aerodenitrificans, the following are encoded in one genomic region:
- a CDS encoding recombinase family protein, translating to MFDPDLRIQEVIRQLFHRFRELGSARQVLLAMSSEGIHFPRPSDGIRLTSFEWQPIRYRNVISVLKNMFYAGSTPMVRPGGKQKSETAARMSPTRTASPLKIGML from the coding sequence ATGTTCGATCCCGATCTCCGCATCCAGGAGGTCATCCGGCAGCTTTTCCATCGGTTCCGTGAGCTTGGAAGCGCCCGGCAGGTTCTTCTGGCGATGTCGAGCGAGGGCATTCACTTTCCTCGACCCTCCGATGGCATTCGACTGACAAGTTTCGAATGGCAGCCCATTCGGTATCGCAACGTGATCAGCGTCTTGAAGAACATGTTTTATGCCGGGTCTACGCCTATGGTAAGACCGGGCGGCAAGCAAAAATCCGAGACGGCCGCGCGCATGTCACCTACAAGAACCGCAAGTCCCCTGAAGATTGGGATGTTGTGA
- a CDS encoding recombinase family protein, producing the protein MFVRGRSARSSAWKCRVWPAMARLHHMLELCGLVDARVVDHDGVYDPRHPNDRLLLGMKGSISEFELGVLRTRMVEAARAKARRVNCVIPPDRLPVGSRRRGDVRSRSPHPGGHPAAFPSVP; encoded by the coding sequence ATGTTTGTTCGGGGTCGATCGGCGCGGTCTTCTGCCTGGAAGTGTCGCGTCTGGCCCGCAATGGCGCGACTGCACCATATGCTGGAGCTTTGCGGCCTGGTAGATGCGCGTGTCGTGGACCATGACGGCGTCTACGACCCTCGCCATCCAAATGACCGGCTGCTTCTTGGCATGAAGGGCAGCATCAGCGAGTTCGAGCTCGGCGTCCTGCGCACGCGCATGGTTGAAGCCGCAAGGGCGAAAGCGCGCCGGGTGAACTGCGTTATACCCCCCGATCGGCTACCTGTGGGATCGCGACGCCGGGGTGATGTTCGATCCCGATCTCCGCATCCAGGAGGTCATCCGGCAGCTTTTCCATCGGTTCCGTGA
- a CDS encoding recombinase family protein: MNDMALAFPPELLKRQAVIYVRQSTQSQVMTNLESQRRQYDLVEMARGYGFAGIDVIDDDLGDQASGCQARPASNGSSPCLFGVDRRGLLPGSVASGPQWRDCTICWSFAAW; this comes from the coding sequence ATGAATGACATGGCCCTCGCGTTTCCACCGGAACTGCTGAAGCGTCAGGCGGTGATTTATGTACGCCAGTCGACGCAGAGCCAGGTCATGACGAACCTCGAAAGCCAGCGTCGGCAATATGATCTTGTCGAGATGGCCCGCGGGTATGGATTTGCCGGGATCGATGTCATCGACGACGATCTTGGTGATCAAGCCAGTGGCTGTCAGGCCCGCCCCGCTTCGAACGGCTCGTCGCCATGTTTGTTCGGGGTCGATCGGCGCGGTCTTCTGCCTGGAAGTGTCGCGTCTGGCCCGCAATGGCGCGACTGCACCATATGCTGGAGCTTTGCGGCCTGGTAG
- a CDS encoding endonuclease/exonuclease/phosphatase family protein → MSLGWHGNAILACDGFDVEAMDRLDLPGLEPRGAVLARCAGLVVVGTHLGLMRSHRLQQMERIREVLANGQYETALIAGDFNEWSETNGFEPWKDGKRRSRPIDFALARCRGGMKRMTVGSSSGTTRRGPYASQPCWA, encoded by the coding sequence GTGAGCCTCGGCTGGCACGGAAACGCGATTCTCGCGTGTGATGGTTTTGATGTAGAGGCGATGGACAGGCTTGACCTTCCCGGGCTCGAACCACGCGGAGCCGTGTTGGCGCGATGCGCAGGTCTGGTCGTCGTCGGAACGCATCTGGGACTCATGCGAAGCCATCGGTTGCAACAGATGGAGCGTATTCGAGAGGTTCTGGCAAACGGACAGTATGAGACGGCCCTGATCGCGGGGGACTTCAACGAATGGTCCGAAACCAACGGGTTCGAACCCTGGAAAGACGGTAAGCGGCGGTCACGCCCCATTGATTTTGCCCTTGCGCGGTGTCGCGGTGGGATGAAGCGGATGACGGTCGGTAGCTCGTCAGGGACTACGAGACGAGGTCCCTATGCATCCCAGCCCTGCTGGGCGTAA
- a CDS encoding endonuclease/exonuclease/phosphatase family protein, whose protein sequence is MRIVSYNIRKAVGLDRRRDPERILAILREVDADIVVLQEADRRLGRRSAALPPEMIRGETDYRIVDQRAAT, encoded by the coding sequence ATGAGGATTGTCAGCTACAACATACGAAAGGCGGTCGGACTGGATCGCAGGCGCGACCCGGAGCGTATTCTCGCCATCCTGCGCGAGGTCGATGCCGACATCGTTGTCTTGCAGGAGGCCGATCGCCGTCTGGGCAGGCGATCTGCCGCCTTGCCGCCGGAGATGATCCGGGGAGAAACGGATTACCGCATCGTCGATCAGCGGGCAGCGACGTGA
- the cls gene encoding cardiolipin synthase, giving the protein MTTVLATILAVFGALAVAYCVWAAIASARTPQGAAAWVVFLVSSPWFGVPAFLVLGRRKVRDYRAAWRESHDLFSIQDTEASRGTLPFEREKTLRALERIGGLPFTGGNEVRLLIDGGATFDAICAVVDSARESVCVQFYIIRDDGLGRRLADHLVAAAARGVKVRVMYDGVGSQKLPEAWAARLRDAGVAVLNPDHSRGPTSRLEINFRNHRKTVVVDGDVAFVGGHNVGDEYLGLDPQFGRWRDTHVEIRGPVAGQIQAVFAEDWHWASGESLTDDLPWEAGDATDPENATLAALVPTGPGDPIDSGSLMFFTAITAARDRIWIASPYFVPDTDIMSALVSAALSGRDVRILLPSTIDHYLPWLASHAYFDELRATGVRFFRYCDGFLHQKVILVDDDLAAVGTANLDNRSFRLNFESMVFVADGAFASDVERMLSDDFVQSDELISALVDQPLHIRISSPLARLWAPLL; this is encoded by the coding sequence GTGACGACAGTTCTTGCGACAATACTGGCTGTTTTTGGCGCCTTGGCAGTCGCCTATTGCGTCTGGGCCGCGATTGCATCGGCGCGCACACCACAGGGTGCAGCCGCTTGGGTCGTCTTTCTCGTTTCATCGCCGTGGTTCGGCGTTCCAGCCTTCCTTGTGCTCGGTCGCCGCAAAGTCCGCGACTATCGCGCGGCATGGCGAGAAAGCCATGACCTGTTCAGCATACAAGATACCGAAGCGAGCAGAGGCACCCTCCCGTTTGAACGGGAGAAAACGCTGCGCGCGCTCGAACGCATCGGGGGACTGCCCTTTACCGGCGGAAATGAGGTCCGGCTGCTGATCGACGGCGGCGCGACCTTCGATGCCATCTGCGCAGTGGTCGACAGCGCGCGCGAAAGCGTATGTGTGCAGTTCTACATCATACGAGACGACGGGCTTGGACGGCGTTTGGCGGATCACCTCGTTGCTGCCGCCGCGCGCGGCGTGAAGGTCCGCGTGATGTATGACGGGGTGGGCAGCCAGAAACTGCCGGAGGCCTGGGCCGCCAGATTGCGCGACGCCGGTGTCGCCGTGCTGAACCCGGATCACTCCAGAGGTCCAACATCGCGGTTGGAGATCAACTTTCGTAATCATCGCAAAACGGTTGTCGTCGACGGTGACGTGGCCTTTGTCGGCGGGCACAACGTGGGCGACGAGTATCTCGGCCTTGACCCGCAGTTCGGCCGCTGGAGAGACACACATGTCGAGATCCGGGGGCCGGTCGCGGGGCAGATACAAGCCGTTTTCGCGGAGGACTGGCATTGGGCCAGCGGCGAGTCGCTGACGGACGATTTGCCATGGGAGGCGGGTGACGCGACGGACCCGGAAAACGCGACGCTTGCAGCCCTAGTGCCAACGGGGCCCGGAGACCCGATCGACAGCGGTAGCCTGATGTTCTTCACCGCGATCACGGCTGCCCGGGACAGGATCTGGATCGCCTCGCCCTATTTCGTACCGGACACCGACATCATGTCCGCGCTCGTCTCTGCGGCCCTTTCAGGTCGGGATGTGCGGATTCTGCTCCCCTCCACGATCGACCATTATCTGCCGTGGCTCGCTTCGCACGCCTATTTCGACGAATTGCGTGCAACAGGCGTGCGGTTCTTCCGCTATTGCGACGGCTTTTTGCACCAGAAGGTCATTCTCGTGGATGACGATCTGGCAGCGGTCGGGACCGCGAACCTCGACAACCGTTCCTTCCGGCTCAATTTCGAGAGCATGGTCTTCGTCGCAGACGGGGCCTTTGCGTCCGACGTGGAGCGCATGCTGTCTGACGATTTTGTACAGAGCGATGAACTGATCAGCGCGCTTGTCGATCAGCCGCTTCACATCCGGATCAGTTCGCCTCTTGCGCGGCTTTGGGCACCGCTTCTTTGA
- a CDS encoding IS91 family transposase, translating into MPRSKLEVADIFRAHGPAYRRTNAGHLNLSQLRVMSAIEACRTEALGGHVAACTKCNHQHIAYNSCKNRHCPKCQAPAARDWMAARAEDLLPVEYFHVVFTLPADIARIALWNKRAVYGLLFKASAQTVATIAADPKRLGARVGMTSVLHTWGSALTHHPHIHMIVPGGGLSSDGTRWVACKPGFFLHVRVLSRLFRRLFVEGLMALHRAGQLRFFGDLTKLAEARAFAEWLTPFRKTDWVVYAKPPFGGPEAVLAYLSRYTHRVAISNHRLVSADAATVAFKWKDYRIRNGDRMKVMRLPTHEFIRRFLMHVLPDRFHRIRHYGFLAGAGRKQKVARIRALLGDMKQAEPDPPSEETPPPLTLREPCPDCGGQMRIVETFRRGQIPRTRAPPRKQAA; encoded by the coding sequence GTGCCGCGCTCGAAGCTCGAGGTTGCCGATATCTTTCGCGCTCATGGTCCGGCTTATCGGCGGACCAATGCTGGGCATCTGAACCTCAGCCAACTGCGCGTCATGTCGGCGATAGAGGCCTGTCGCACAGAGGCGCTCGGGGGGCATGTGGCAGCCTGCACGAAGTGCAACCACCAGCATATCGCCTATAACAGCTGTAAGAACCGGCATTGTCCCAAATGCCAGGCACCGGCGGCGCGTGACTGGATGGCGGCCCGCGCCGAAGACCTGTTGCCGGTGGAATACTTCCATGTGGTGTTCACGCTGCCAGCCGACATCGCACGCATTGCGCTTTGGAACAAACGGGCGGTCTACGGCCTGTTGTTCAAAGCGTCGGCTCAGACGGTGGCGACCATTGCAGCCGATCCCAAACGCCTCGGCGCACGCGTCGGCATGACCAGCGTCCTGCATACGTGGGGATCAGCGCTCACCCATCATCCCCACATCCACATGATCGTCCCAGGTGGTGGCCTGTCGTCGGACGGCACAAGGTGGGTTGCGTGCAAGCCTGGGTTCTTTTTGCATGTGCGCGTGCTGTCGCGGCTGTTCCGGCGGTTGTTTGTCGAAGGGCTGATGGCCTTGCACCGCGCAGGACAACTGAGGTTCTTCGGTGATCTCACCAAATTGGCAGAGGCCCGCGCCTTCGCCGAATGGCTCACGCCGTTCCGCAAAACCGACTGGGTGGTTTATGCCAAGCCACCCTTCGGCGGACCGGAGGCCGTGCTGGCATACCTGTCACGATATACCCACCGCGTCGCCATCTCCAACCACCGCCTGGTCAGCGCCGATGCCGCCACCGTCGCGTTCAAATGGAAGGACTACAGGATCAGGAACGGGGACCGCATGAAGGTGATGCGCCTGCCAACACACGAGTTCATACGCCGCTTCCTGATGCACGTCCTACCAGACCGGTTCCATCGCATTCGCCACTATGGCTTCCTGGCCGGGGCCGGTCGCAAACAGAAAGTCGCCCGGATCCGCGCATTGCTTGGGGACATGAAACAGGCGGAGCCGGACCCGCCGTCAGAAGAAACGCCACCACCCCTCACATTGCGCGAGCCATGTCCCGACTGTGGTGGACAGATGCGCATCGTCGAGACCTTCCGGCGTGGCCAAATCCCCCGAACCCGGGCACCACCAAGAAAGCAGGCCGCATGA
- a CDS encoding tyrosine-type recombinase/integrase: protein MVDQQTTPLRARMIEDMRIKGLSEGSQKAHIRAVRYLAEFLGRSPDTATPEDLRAYQLHMVDTNVTPSTYNARLVGLRFFFETTCKRPEMKDCLHFRTEPRKLPVVFSAEEVFEILRVAPGPGLKYRAALSISYGTGLRASEVCNLKVTDIDSDRMLIHVEKGKGGKDRKVMLSPGLLGLLRDYWKEARPDGWLFPGKPRINPLSPRQLHRAFSAAKHLAGIKKPRSTLHSLRHSFATHLLEAGTDVRVIQVLLGHAKLSTTAQYTHVATKLIRDTDSPYELLAQLQDRRSE from the coding sequence ATGGTGGACCAACAGACAACACCGCTGCGTGCGCGGATGATCGAAGACATGCGGATAAAAGGGCTGAGCGAAGGCTCGCAGAAGGCGCATATCAGGGCGGTTCGATATCTTGCCGAGTTCCTGGGGCGGTCGCCAGATACTGCGACGCCCGAAGACTTGCGCGCCTACCAACTTCATATGGTCGACACGAATGTCACGCCATCGACCTACAACGCGCGACTTGTCGGGCTGCGGTTCTTTTTCGAGACGACGTGCAAGCGCCCTGAGATGAAGGACTGCCTGCATTTTCGCACGGAGCCACGGAAACTCCCGGTCGTTTTCAGCGCTGAGGAGGTATTCGAGATACTCAGGGTCGCGCCAGGACCGGGGCTGAAGTATCGCGCAGCGCTCAGTATCTCCTATGGTACGGGGCTGAGGGCGTCGGAGGTCTGCAATCTCAAGGTCACCGATATCGACAGCGACCGCATGCTGATCCATGTCGAGAAGGGTAAGGGCGGGAAAGACCGCAAAGTCATGCTCTCGCCAGGACTGCTTGGCTTGTTGCGGGACTATTGGAAAGAAGCGCGCCCCGATGGTTGGCTGTTTCCGGGCAAGCCGAGGATCAACCCGCTGTCGCCCCGGCAATTACATCGCGCCTTCAGCGCCGCCAAGCATTTGGCGGGGATCAAGAAGCCGCGCAGCACGTTGCATAGTTTGCGCCACAGCTTCGCGACGCATCTACTTGAGGCTGGGACGGATGTCAGGGTCATTCAGGTTTTGCTGGGCCACGCGAAGCTGAGCACCACCGCGCAGTATACCCATGTGGCGACCAAGCTGATCCGCGACACCGACAGCCCCTATGAGCTGTTGGCACAGCTTCAGGACCGAAGGTCGGAGTGA
- the map gene encoding type I methionyl aminopeptidase encodes MTITHQDELEGLKKIGRIVANTMHSMAAAMEPGMTTRELDSIGHELLEREGAVSAPQATYDFPGTTCISVNEEIAHGIPGERRLATGDLVNIDVSASFNGYFADTGATFGLGPLQTSLDQLCRDGKRAMQIGIAQVGHDKPLAGIGKAIGTFATKRGYTLIRNLASHGIGKALHEAPEEVPTWPTKGDKRRMHNGLVLTVEPFLSRGGRWATSGADDDWTLYSEPAAPVVQYEHTVVATRRGAIIVTLPG; translated from the coding sequence ATGACGATCACGCACCAAGATGAACTGGAAGGCTTAAAGAAGATTGGCCGGATTGTCGCCAACACCATGCATTCCATGGCAGCGGCCATGGAGCCCGGCATGACAACGCGCGAGCTCGACAGCATCGGCCACGAGTTGCTGGAACGGGAGGGAGCCGTCTCGGCACCTCAGGCCACGTATGATTTTCCGGGCACGACTTGCATCAGCGTCAACGAGGAGATCGCCCATGGCATCCCCGGCGAGCGTAGGCTTGCAACCGGGGATCTGGTCAACATCGACGTGTCCGCGTCTTTCAATGGCTACTTTGCTGACACCGGGGCGACCTTTGGCCTCGGCCCGCTTCAAACGTCCCTTGACCAGCTCTGTCGCGACGGAAAGCGCGCCATGCAGATCGGCATCGCGCAGGTCGGGCATGACAAGCCGCTGGCCGGGATCGGCAAAGCCATCGGCACCTTCGCCACCAAGCGCGGCTATACACTGATCCGGAACCTGGCCAGCCACGGAATTGGCAAAGCTCTGCATGAGGCTCCCGAAGAGGTTCCGACCTGGCCTACCAAGGGAGACAAGCGCCGGATGCACAACGGCCTCGTGCTGACCGTTGAGCCGTTCCTTTCGCGCGGCGGAAGGTGGGCAACGTCAGGCGCCGATGACGATTGGACCCTCTACAGCGAGCCAGCCGCGCCAGTTGTACAATATGAGCATACCGTTGTGGCGACCCGTCGCGGCGCAATCATCGTCACGTTGCCGGGCTGA
- a CDS encoding NmrA family NAD(P)-binding protein, with the protein MYVILGGTGQVGSATARALLDEGEEVTIVTRDESHGEDLKKAGASIAVSDVRDVEALRGIFQSGKRAFLLNPPADPSSDTDKEERENVAAIIAALDGSGLEKVVAASTYGAFDGERCGDLTVLHEFEQALKSQSIPAAINRAGYYLSNWAGMAEPVQENGTLPSFFPADLSIPMVAPSDLGKAAARRLMSGTEDVGIQHVEGPERYSANDVASAFAEKMDREVEVQEIPRDALEDTFREFGFSHEAAASYACMTRRMIDGKTMPADEPILGTTSLRSYIAAIFG; encoded by the coding sequence ATGTATGTGATACTTGGTGGAACCGGGCAGGTTGGATCGGCAACGGCGCGGGCGCTTTTGGATGAAGGAGAGGAAGTCACTATCGTCACTCGCGACGAAAGCCATGGCGAAGACCTCAAGAAAGCCGGGGCGAGCATTGCCGTTTCGGATGTTCGCGACGTGGAGGCGCTACGGGGCATTTTTCAGTCCGGCAAGCGTGCCTTTCTTCTTAACCCGCCAGCGGACCCGTCAAGCGACACAGACAAAGAAGAACGTGAGAATGTCGCTGCGATCATCGCGGCGCTCGATGGCTCGGGACTCGAAAAGGTTGTTGCCGCCTCGACCTACGGTGCCTTCGATGGCGAACGCTGCGGCGACCTGACTGTCCTGCACGAGTTCGAGCAGGCCCTGAAAAGCCAATCAATACCAGCCGCGATCAATCGGGCGGGGTATTACTTGAGCAACTGGGCCGGGATGGCGGAACCCGTGCAGGAGAACGGCACCCTTCCGAGCTTCTTTCCGGCCGATCTGTCAATCCCGATGGTGGCCCCGTCCGACCTCGGAAAAGCCGCCGCGCGGCGGTTGATGTCGGGAACCGAAGATGTTGGCATCCAACATGTTGAAGGACCAGAGCGCTATTCCGCCAACGATGTCGCCTCTGCCTTTGCAGAGAAGATGGATCGCGAAGTAGAGGTTCAGGAAATTCCCCGGGATGCGCTCGAAGACACGTTCCGCGAGTTCGGATTCTCGCACGAAGCCGCAGCATCTTATGCCTGCATGACCCGTCGCATGATCGACGGGAAAACGATGCCAGCGGATGAACCTATCCTCGGGACTACCTCTTTGAGGAGCTATATCGCCGCAATCTTCGGATAG
- a CDS encoding helix-turn-helix transcriptional regulator: MQRSGRLLQLLQSLRERRGAVTAKALAEQFGVSERTIYRDMETLLELGVPVEGEAGTGFILRPGFFLPSMAFTRDEADAVLLGLRFVLARGDSEIAKAADSALFKIADGMGDRAEAQMLGNGLTVGSAKTERREELKTIRRAMRNRRKLQITYRTDGRNPNNRVVWPVALGFFDQVEMLAAWCELRDAFRHFRIDRIDSLILREENIPRSRNSLLADYRMLEPHANL, translated from the coding sequence ATGCAACGGTCAGGCCGACTTCTTCAACTTCTTCAATCTCTTCGGGAACGGCGGGGGGCCGTGACCGCGAAAGCCTTGGCAGAACAATTTGGCGTCTCAGAGCGCACCATCTATCGGGATATGGAAACACTGCTGGAACTAGGCGTGCCGGTCGAAGGCGAGGCAGGCACCGGGTTCATCCTGCGCCCCGGCTTTTTTCTGCCCTCGATGGCATTTACACGAGACGAGGCTGATGCCGTTCTGTTGGGTTTGCGCTTCGTGCTTGCGCGAGGTGACAGCGAGATCGCGAAAGCGGCTGATTCCGCATTGTTTAAAATAGCGGATGGGATGGGAGACCGAGCTGAAGCACAGATGCTGGGGAACGGGCTGACCGTCGGTTCAGCCAAAACTGAGCGGCGCGAGGAATTGAAGACGATCCGACGCGCGATGCGGAATCGTCGGAAGCTCCAAATCACATACCGGACCGATGGTCGAAATCCGAACAACAGGGTTGTCTGGCCTGTCGCACTCGGCTTTTTCGATCAGGTGGAAATGCTTGCGGCCTGGTGCGAGCTGCGCGATGCCTTCCGCCATTTTCGCATCGACCGGATCGACAGCTTGATCTTGCGCGAAGAAAACATTCCGCGTTCCCGCAACAGCCTGCTCGCCGACTATCGCATGCTCGAACCGCACGCGAACCTCTGA
- a CDS encoding ArsR/SmtB family transcription factor has translation MENYQSALDTAFHALADPTRRAMIARLIEGPASVKELAEPFEMGLPSFLKHVKVLEASGLISSEKTGRVRTCRLVPTHLAAAEGWLNEQRAIWEARTDRLAAFAENQHASETNNDVE, from the coding sequence ATGGAAAACTATCAATCCGCGCTCGATACTGCCTTTCATGCTCTTGCCGACCCGACTCGTCGGGCCATGATCGCACGGCTGATTGAGGGACCTGCGTCGGTCAAGGAGCTTGCGGAGCCTTTCGAAATGGGCCTCCCGTCATTCCTTAAGCATGTGAAGGTTCTGGAAGCCAGTGGGCTAATCAGCTCGGAGAAGACCGGACGGGTTCGAACCTGTCGCCTAGTGCCAACGCACCTCGCTGCTGCGGAAGGCTGGCTTAATGAACAGCGGGCTATCTGGGAGGCTCGAACCGATCGCCTGGCCGCATTCGCCGAAAATCAACATGCATCGGAGACGAACAATGACGTCGAATAA
- a CDS encoding SRPBCC family protein encodes MTSNNQLSVSRLINAPRSAVWRAWANPKNFEQWWIPAPMVCRVEKMDLNPGGGFETLMSEDGGEFKPHVEGCFLDIVPQERIVFTTALKEGWEPAEPWLTLTSIITMEDEGSGTRYIARALHKNPEDSRKHEEMGFEEGWGSTIDQLAKLAEKL; translated from the coding sequence ATGACGTCGAATAACCAACTGTCCGTATCCAGACTGATCAATGCTCCGCGTTCTGCGGTCTGGCGGGCCTGGGCGAACCCAAAGAACTTCGAGCAGTGGTGGATACCCGCCCCTATGGTTTGCCGGGTCGAAAAGATGGACCTTAACCCCGGCGGGGGCTTCGAGACCCTGATGAGCGAAGACGGCGGTGAATTTAAGCCTCATGTGGAGGGGTGTTTTCTAGACATTGTCCCGCAGGAACGGATCGTTTTCACCACGGCGCTGAAGGAAGGATGGGAGCCTGCGGAACCATGGCTGACGTTGACCTCAATCATCACAATGGAGGACGAAGGTAGCGGCACACGATACATCGCCCGTGCCCTCCACAAGAATCCCGAGGACAGCCGAAAACATGAAGAGATGGGGTTCGAGGAAGGCTGGGGAAGCACCATAGACCAGCTAGCGAAGTTGGCCGAAAAACTTTGA
- a CDS encoding IS91 family transposase produces the protein MPRPTLEIADIFRAHGPAWRQANAGHVSLTQLKVMSAIEACRTEALGGHVAGCAKCGHHHIAYNSCKNRHCPKCQGPAARDWMEARAEDLLPVEYFHVVFTLPAEIAQIAFWNKKAVYGLLFRASAETVMTIAADPKRLGARIGMTSVLHTWGSALTHHPHIHMIVPGGGLSLDGTRWVACKRGFFLHVRVLSRLFRRLFLDGLLALHRAGELAFYGGLEGLAQADAFAAWLKPFRRSEWIVYAKPPFGGPEAVLAYLSRYTHRVAISNHRLISADAETVAFRWKDYRIKSGNRQKVMRLSTSEFIRRFLMHVLPDGFHRIRHYGLLASASRKVNIDRIRTLLGQTMPVRDALPAAEAAPLTLREPCPCCGGPMRIIEIFRRGQKPMSRAPPREQAA, from the coding sequence GTGCCCCGGCCAACGCTGGAGATCGCTGACATCTTTCGCGCTCATGGTCCCGCGTGGCGGCAGGCCAATGCGGGGCATGTCAGCCTGACCCAGCTGAAGGTGATGTCGGCGATTGAAGCCTGCCGGACCGAAGCGCTCGGCGGGCATGTCGCGGGCTGTGCCAAGTGTGGCCACCACCACATCGCCTACAACTCCTGCAAGAACCGCCACTGCCCGAAGTGCCAGGGACCGGCGGCACGCGACTGGATGGAAGCCCGCGCCGAGGACCTTCTGCCTGTGGAGTATTTCCACGTCGTCTTCACCCTGCCAGCCGAGATCGCGCAGATCGCCTTCTGGAACAAGAAGGCCGTCTACGGCCTGCTGTTCCGCGCGTCCGCGGAAACGGTCATGACCATCGCCGCCGATCCCAAGCGCCTCGGCGCCCGGATCGGCATGACCAGCGTGCTGCACACATGGGGATCGGCCCTGACGCATCACCCCCACATCCACATGATCGTGCCGGGCGGAGGCCTGTCGCTGGATGGCACCCGATGGGTCGCCTGCAAGCGGGGGTTCTTCCTGCATGTTCGCGTGCTGTCCCGCCTGTTCCGGCGGCTTTTCCTCGACGGCCTGCTGGCCCTGCATCGGGCCGGAGAGCTGGCTTTCTACGGCGGTCTCGAAGGATTGGCGCAAGCAGATGCCTTTGCCGCTTGGCTCAAACCGTTCCGCAGATCCGAATGGATCGTCTACGCCAAACCGCCCTTCGGCGGCCCCGAGGCGGTGCTGGCCTACCTGAGCCGCTACACCCACCGCGTCGCGATCTCGAACCATCGCCTGATCAGCGCAGACGCCGAGACGGTGGCGTTTCGATGGAAGGACTACCGCATCAAGTCCGGTAACAGGCAGAAGGTCATGCGCCTCTCGACATCGGAGTTCATCCGCCGGTTCCTGATGCATGTCCTCCCCGACGGCTTCCACCGCATCCGGCACTACGGCCTGCTGGCCAGCGCGAGCCGGAAGGTCAACATCGACCGGATCCGAACCCTGCTTGGCCAGACCATGCCGGTCCGGGATGCTCTGCCCGCCGCCGAGGCAGCGCCGCTCACCCTGCGCGAGCCGTGCCCTTGCTGCGGCGGCCCGATGCGCATCATCGAAATTTTCCGCCGCGGCCAGAAACCGATGTCGCGCGCCCCACCTCGGGAGCAGGCCGCATGA
- a CDS encoding tyrosine-type recombinase/integrase, with amino-acid sequence MTEERISPLRARMIEDMRIRGMGEKAQKSHIRAIKDFAQFLGHSPDTATPEELRAYQLHMTDTGVTASTFNVRIVALRFFFGMTCGREDMKRYMQFRTQPRKLPVVFSVEEVSDILMAAPGPGLKYRAALSISYGAGLRAAEVCNLKIGDIDSDRMLIHVEQGKGRKDRKVMLSPGLLNLLRDWWREARPEGWLFPGKPKINPISPRQLNRAFTSAKHMAGISKPATLHTLRHSFATHLLEANTDVRVIQVLLGHAKLTTTAQYTHVATKTIRDTVSPYEMLAKLQDQTVKRSLE; translated from the coding sequence ATGACCGAGGAGAGGATTTCGCCGCTACGGGCGCGGATGATCGAAGACATGCGCATCCGGGGGATGGGCGAGAAGGCACAGAAGTCCCACATCAGGGCAATCAAGGATTTCGCCCAATTCCTTGGGCATTCACCTGATACCGCCACCCCGGAGGAGTTGCGCGCCTACCAGCTGCACATGACCGACACCGGGGTCACGGCCAGCACGTTCAACGTGAGGATCGTGGCGCTGCGGTTCTTCTTCGGCATGACCTGCGGGCGCGAGGACATGAAGCGCTACATGCAGTTCCGCACCCAGCCGCGGAAGTTGCCTGTGGTGTTCAGCGTCGAGGAGGTTTCGGACATCCTGATGGCGGCACCCGGGCCGGGCCTGAAGTATCGGGCCGCGCTCAGCATCTCCTATGGTGCGGGGCTGCGCGCCGCCGAGGTCTGCAATCTCAAGATCGGCGACATCGACAGCGACCGCATGCTGATCCATGTCGAGCAAGGTAAAGGACGGAAGGACCGCAAGGTCATGCTCTCTCCGGGCCTGCTGAACCTGCTTCGTGACTGGTGGCGCGAAGCGCGTCCCGAGGGCTGGCTGTTCCCGGGCAAGCCGAAGATCAATCCGATCTCGCCTCGGCAGCTGAACCGGGCTTTCACCTCGGCCAAGCACATGGCCGGGATCAGCAAGCCGGCGACACTGCACACGCTCAGGCACAGCTTTGCGACGCACCTGCTCGAGGCCAACACGGATGTGCGGGTGATCCAGGTCCTCCTCGGCCATGCCAAGCTCACCACGACGGCGCAATACACCCATGTCGCGACCAAGACGATCCGTGACACGGTCAGCCCCTACGAGATGCTGGCCAAGCTGCAGGATCAGACGGTGAAGCGAAGTCTGGAGTGA